One window from the genome of Gopherus evgoodei ecotype Sinaloan lineage chromosome 2, rGopEvg1_v1.p, whole genome shotgun sequence encodes:
- the LOC115645089 gene encoding testis-specific serine/threonine-protein kinase 5-like — MKSCAKREADKKTFMEQVRESKENGYLLSSRKIGSGAFSKVYLGYATQEKLRQNYKLASDLRSKRHSMVAIKIISTAKAPLEYSRKFLPREIYSLNATYKHINVIQLYEMYRNNRRTYLVLELASRGDLLEHINATSDRRECPGLEEEEARRLFRQIVSAVAHCHNVGIVHRDLKCENILLDERGFIKLTDFGFANRYSLKNSLMSTFCGSVAYTAPEILMSKKYNGELADLWSLGVILYAMVTGKLPFKERQPHKMIQMIKHGLSFRQPISPECQNLIQGLLQLKPGARLGLQQVATHCWMLPATSAIFHQALKATGRPPELSPALEKPSAQGESGGSISLLPDLESSAKPPEGAAKGTKAPAGPRASPAQDAFLGRAEMEAKAPELISAGCLLQLPSPCQAERPHRFSLYRPCLLSGLRPFHHLPNFRKPGSATSASAYMASQRLGQKSPAVAAALGSSSSKPVISLHSMSMIRKPPPEPITN; from the exons ATGAAAAGCTGCGCTAAGCGAGAGGCGGACAAGAAGACTTTCATGGAACAGGTGCGTGAGAGCAAGGAGAATGGCTACCTCCTCTCCTCCAGGAAGATTGGCTCTGGGGCCTTCTCCAAAGTCTACCTGGGCTACGCCACCCAAGAGAAGCTAAGACAGAACTACAAGCTGGCCTCAGACCTTCGGAGCAAGCGGCACTCCATG gtGGCCATAAAGATCATATCCACAGCCAAAGCCCCCTTGGAATATTCCAGAAAATTCCTCCCAAGAGAAATCTACTCCCTTAATGCAACCTACAAGCACATCAATGTG ATCCAGCTCTACGAGATGTACAGGAACAACAGGCGCACCTACCTCGTGCTGGAGCTGGCCTCCCGCGGCGACCTGCTGGAGCACATCAACGCCACCTCTGACCGCAGGGAGTGCcccgggctggaggaggaggaggcccgAAGGCTGTTCCGGCAGATCGTCAGTGCTGTGGCACACTGCCACAACGTGGGCATCGTGCACAG AGACCTGAAATGTGAGAATATCCTGCTGGATGAGCGAGGCTTCATTAAGCTGACAG ATTTTGGGTTTGCCAACCGCTACTCCTTGAAGAATTCCCTGATGAGCACGTTCTGCGGCTCTGTGGCCTACACGGCCCCCGAAATCCTCATGAGCAAGAAGTACAACGGCGAGCTGGCTGACTTGTGGAGCCT CGGTGTGATCCTATACGCCATGGTGACCGGGAAGCTGCCATTCAAAGAGCGCCAGCCTCACAAGATGATCCAAATGATAAAACATGGCCTCTCCTTCCGGCAGCCCATCTCCCCAG AGTGCCAGAACCTGATCCAAGGCCTGCTgcagctgaagcctggggcccggCTGGGCTTGCAGCAGGTGGCCACGCACTGCTGGATGCTGCCCGCCACCTCGGCCATCTTCCACCAGGCGCTGAAGGCCACGGGCAGGCCCCCGgagctcagcccagccctggaGAAGCCGTCCGCCCAAG GCGAGAGTGGAGGCTCCATCTCTTTGCTGCCAGATCTGGAGAGCTCGGCCAAGCCTCCTGAGGGAGCCGCCAAGGGAACCAAAGCCCCTGCAGGCCCTCGCGCCTCCCCTGCACAGGACGCCTTCCTCGGCCGAGCCGAAATGGAAGCCAAGGCCCCTGAGCTGATCTCTGCTGGCTGCCTCCTTCAGCTGCCATCACCGTGCCAGGCTGAGCGTCCCCACCGATTCTCCCTGTAccggccctgcctcctctccgGCCTCCGGcccttccaccacctccccaactTCCGCAAGCCCGGCTCGGCCACCTCGGCCAGCGCCTACATGGCCAGCCAGCGGCTGGGCCAGAAGAGCCCCGCTgtggctgcagcactgggcaGCAGCTCCTCCAAGCCAGTCATCTCCCTCCACTCCATGTCCATGATCCGGAAGCCCCCGCCGGAGCCCATCACAAACTAG